In Halorientalis sp. LT38, a genomic segment contains:
- a CDS encoding DUF2971 domain-containing protein — MSGDDSCQLHELSDLEEEILDSITEGSANFDLSKDTAESLQDESTSIDQESGAWETWNPPEPSSESTLWRYIDFTQLVSLFEREGIWFSNIEEFSDPYEGSRPEGKIGISIGYLQEKLDISADEARDILEASESGIIAYVSCWHESDFESAALWDQYLQSDQGVAIETTVKDLKEAIEPDQNRDIVYGKVQYIDYDESELPSGVYPPIFHKRLSFQHEAEYRVAFTDWSQLQGHSVAPGQYISVDLDKLINTIHLAPTSPKWVSGLVERVMDRYEVDYELTKSTLYDSP, encoded by the coding sequence ATGAGTGGGGATGATAGCTGCCAACTGCACGAACTATCTGATTTGGAAGAGGAGATATTAGACAGTATAACAGAGGGCTCGGCAAATTTCGACCTCAGCAAGGATACTGCCGAGTCTCTCCAGGATGAATCAACTAGTATTGATCAGGAGTCCGGGGCCTGGGAAACTTGGAACCCACCAGAACCCTCATCAGAATCAACGTTGTGGAGGTATATTGATTTCACTCAATTAGTGTCACTATTTGAGCGAGAAGGAATCTGGTTTAGTAATATTGAGGAATTTAGCGATCCGTATGAAGGGTCCCGTCCAGAGGGAAAAATAGGCATTTCAATCGGATATTTGCAGGAAAAACTGGACATATCTGCTGATGAAGCACGTGATATTTTAGAGGCCTCCGAGTCGGGGATAATTGCGTATGTCAGTTGTTGGCATGAAAGCGATTTTGAGTCTGCTGCACTCTGGGACCAATATCTGCAAAGTGATCAAGGAGTGGCAATAGAAACTACAGTAAAAGATTTGAAGGAGGCAATAGAACCAGATCAAAACCGGGATATTGTCTATGGCAAGGTCCAATACATAGATTATGATGAATCAGAGCTTCCCAGTGGTGTCTACCCCCCAATATTCCACAAGAGGTTGAGTTTCCAGCATGAGGCAGAATATAGAGTCGCTTTTACAGACTGGTCTCAGCTCCAAGGACACTCGGTAGCGCCTGGGCAATATATATCGGTTGACTTAGACAAATTGATCAACACAATACACTTAGCACCAACATCACCGAAATGGGTCAGTGGATTGGTTGAAAGAGTAATGGATAGATATGAGGTTGACTATGAATTGACTAAATCTACATTATACGATAGTCCTTAA
- a CDS encoding ribbon-helix-helix domain-containing protein: MARRSLSVSISLPTEMDERIAEEADKHGMTYSQYVRQAIRELEGTPFNCDDTVLCTDENHSPENRETGAA; encoded by the coding sequence ATGGCACGTAGAAGCCTATCGGTATCCATCTCGCTACCAACCGAGATGGACGAGAGAATCGCTGAAGAGGCCGATAAACACGGCATGACGTACTCACAGTACGTGCGTCAGGCCATCCGCGAACTCGAAGGAACGCCCTTCAACTGCGACGACACCGTTCTCTGTACCGACGAAAACCACAGTCCCGAGAATCGAGAAACGGGGGCCGCCTAA
- a CDS encoding MarR family transcriptional regulator — translation MVLADDRILEYIRKHDTGRPKEMKDSGYVRYTRSYISKRCKILVEHGLLDDYGNGVYGITERGERYLEGEIDTSEDMPDEVPSSENNGPSAGDSMEHS, via the coding sequence ATGGTGCTCGCAGACGACCGGATTCTCGAATATATTCGGAAGCACGATACCGGTCGTCCAAAGGAGATGAAAGACAGCGGCTACGTCAGGTACACCCGGTCGTATATCTCCAAGAGATGCAAGATCCTCGTTGAGCATGGACTTCTGGACGACTACGGAAACGGGGTTTACGGTATCACTGAGCGGGGAGAGAGGTACTTAGAGGGCGAAATAGATACCTCCGAGGATATGCCCGACGAGGTCCCCTCCTCAGAGAATAATGGCCCCAGTGCTGGAGACTCGATGGAACACTCTTGA
- a CDS encoding tyrosine-type recombinase/integrase — MGTTAGTPENAKANIRFLKPDQIEAMRDAAHQGRHGQRDDALLTILYDTGLRRKELSQVDRDMLDLDAGQLRLPGHIQKDYPNENSPDPVTIEIDQEGELRTERTLRSYLSTRDDNSPALFPSRKSDRMSGKGINDVVKRLAERAEVRPHTFAGRGDSGDVTAHTLRHSVAYRMLHHYDGYTLYNVRNRLRHSRLATTEEKYDHFDSV; from the coding sequence ATGGGAACCACCGCTGGAACCCCCGAAAACGCGAAAGCGAACATTCGGTTTCTCAAGCCGGATCAGATTGAGGCGATGAGAGACGCGGCCCACCAGGGCCGGCACGGTCAGCGCGACGATGCGCTGCTGACAATCCTCTACGACACCGGGCTTCGACGAAAGGAACTGTCCCAGGTCGACCGGGACATGCTTGATCTCGACGCTGGCCAGCTCCGGCTGCCCGGTCACATCCAGAAGGACTACCCGAACGAGAACAGTCCCGATCCGGTGACCATCGAGATCGACCAGGAGGGCGAGCTTCGGACCGAGCGGACACTTCGGTCGTACCTCTCGACCCGTGACGACAACAGTCCGGCGCTGTTCCCGAGCCGCAAGAGCGATCGCATGAGCGGGAAGGGTATCAACGACGTGGTGAAGCGCCTCGCAGAGCGTGCAGAGGTCCGACCCCATACGTTCGCCGGGCGCGGCGACAGTGGCGACGTGACGGCTCACACGCTCCGGCACAGCGTCGCCTACCGGATGCTCCACCACTACGACGGGTACACCCTCTACAACGTCAGGAACCGGCTACGCCACTCGCGGCTGGCGACGACCGAAGAAAAATACGACCACTTCGACAGTGTGTAG